Proteins found in one Gigantopelta aegis isolate Gae_Host chromosome 12, Gae_host_genome, whole genome shotgun sequence genomic segment:
- the LOC121386570 gene encoding BTB/POZ domain-containing protein 2-like yields the protein MEGAKKRRHDVAPSPPVMSQTQDVQQESAIDSPAFQPVKMATKESESKVQSGFVDNWQKGKSVIESLRYSLEEQILCDVTFIVGENRKRIQAHRFILSLRSCVFMAMLTGPLAEQDEIEIPDIDSDTFEQVLQCLYTDDIIIDGNNVVGLFGMCNKYNIDYLEKKCLKYIWQNGDAVLKSDSFCDLCHDCFAKVIEADQLKASEESVFEASIAWSEAECIRQGREVTPENRRSVIGDGIRLIRYSKINPNYFVQKVSQSSLLTEAEENKILRSFIIRGEDVSPFSSRYREGTNKTRIEINRFGNIKSTYSYSKQASYECIAFCLDTNAKLQGFNLYGSTKPSSADTLDVVTVSVCDATTDEIVSGSSVSKEIQSNKVMFDVDFPRPVQLSENKTYNLMVQMERKTGYNVSNALFYSQSSTEDRNYFSGMQGKSVVTHGSFTCSFHDYKECKHFTEENSTGV from the exons ATGGAAGGAGCGAAGAAGCGACGTCACGATGTTGCACCTAGTCCGCCAGTGATGTCTCAGACTCAAGATGTACAACAGGAGTCAGCAATTGATTCACCTGCCTTTCAACCAG TAAAAATGGCAACCAAAGAATCCGAATCTAAAGTCCAGTCCGGATTTGTTGACAACTGGCAGAAAGGAAAGTCAGTCATAGAGAGTCTCAGATATTCACTGGAGGAACAGATCCTGTGTGACGTCACCTTCATTGTGGGAGAAAACCGGAAGCGGATACAGGCTCACAGGTTCATACTGAGTCTGCGCAGCTGTGTATTCATGGCGATGCTGACCGGACCTCTAGCAGAACAGGATGAAATTGAAATCCCAGATATCGATTCTGATACATTTGAACAGGTTTTACA GTGTTTGTACACTGATGACATCATCATAGACGGGAACAACGTCGTCGGGCTGTTTGGTATGTGCAATAAATACAACATCGACTATTTGGAAAAGAAATGTCTGAAATACATTTGGCAAAATGGCGACGCAGTTTTAAAATCTGACAGTTTCTGTGACCTCTGTCACGACTGTTTTGCGAAAGTCATAGAAGCTGATCAACTAAAAGCCAGTGAGGAGTCTGTCTTTGAAGCTTCCATCGCCTGGAGCGAGGCAGAGTGCATACGACAAGGAAGGGAGGTAACTCCAGAAAACAGACGCAGCGTTATTGGTGATGGTATACGTCTGATTCGCTATTCTAAAATTAACCCAAACTATTTTGTGCAGAAAGTATCGCAGTCAAGTTTGTTGACGGAAGCTGAAGAAAACAAGATCCTCAGATCTTTCATCATACGAGGCGAGGATGTTTCACCATTTAGTTCACGCTACAGAGAAGGTACAAACAAAACTCGTATTGAAATCAATCGATTTGGTAACATTAAGTCTACGTATTCGTACAGTAAACAAGCTAGTTATGAATGCATTGCTTTTTGTCTGGATACCAATGCGAAACTACAAGGATTTAACTTGTATGGATCGACGAAACCTTCGAGTGCTGATACCTTGGATGTCGTCACAGTTTCTGTGTGTGACGCTACAACAGATGAAATAGTATCTGGATCGTCAGTATCGAAGGAAATTCAATCGAATAAAGTCATGTTTGACGTAGATTTTCCTCGTCCTGTCCAGCTCAGTGAGAATAAAACGTATAATCTGATGGTCCAAATGGAAAGAAAAACTGGATACAATGTTAGCAACGCTCTATTTTATAGTCAGTCTTCGACTGAAGACCGAAACTACTTCAGTGGTATGCAGGGCAAATCAGTTGTAACACATGGCTCATTCACGTGTTCCTTCCACGACTACAAGGAATGCAAACATTTCACAGAAGAGAACAGCACTGGTGTTTAA